The genomic region TACCAGGCTTCCACAAGCAGCTTGtaagtctctctctctctctgtgcATGTGCTGTGTGCCATCTCTAAGAGCTGCATGCATTATTTGCAGTCAATTcctctttcatttttcatcaagTACTTAAAGGGTCAGAACTGTGAAAGAGCTGTACTGAGGAGCTGTGGTAGCAGAACATGGTCCGTCAAGCTTAAGGGCCGGAGATTTGAAGATGGCTGGGAAGAGTTTGCTCGAGACCATGATTTATATGTTGGCGATGTCTTGGTGTTCAGACATGGAGGAAACATGGTGTTTGATGTTATGGTTTTTGACACGAGGAGTGCCTGTCAGAGAGAATATCCACTGTTTGCTATGAAAGGCAAAGaccaaaagaaaagttcaGCAAAAAGATTTGGCAGTAAGCTCTTCCCTTCCATCTGACAGGCTCCTTTTTCCCCTTCCATTTAAAGTTATAATTGCTTAATAACTATTGCGTTTTGATGGTTTAGAGCAACTTGAGAAATGTACAAGCACTTCGTTCAAGCATGAACACCCTTATTTTGTGGCAACTTTGAAGCCTAATAACCTGAAAGTTTCTAAACTGGTTAGTGCCTGTGTCACAAAACAATATGCCCAAGATTAAAGTCTTGGGTTTAGGCTTTTAAGTTTCCAACCCTCACAGTTCTGTT from Theobroma cacao cultivar B97-61/B2 chromosome 9, Criollo_cocoa_genome_V2, whole genome shotgun sequence harbors:
- the LOC18587648 gene encoding B3 domain-containing protein REM8 isoform X2; this encodes MSNAKFTPIMPHFLKPLLPGFHKQLYLKGQNCERAVLRSCGSRTWSVKLKGRRFEDGWEEFARDHDLYVGDVLVFRHGGNMVFDVMVFDTRSACQREYPLFAMKGKDQKKSSAKRFGKQLEKCTSTSFKHEHPYFVATLKPNNLKVSKLNIPRKFARSNGLTDRFCEMVLVDQQGRSWIANLRHKKSDGQVYIGRGWRNLCIANNLKEEDSVLLELIGNGKKPIFKLEVARDSSAKTKPNHPDSKAGDWSCFCEGSSRC
- the LOC18587648 gene encoding putative B3 domain-containing protein REM15 isoform X1; the protein is MSNAKFTPIMPHFLKPLLPGFHKQLSIPLSFFIKYLKGQNCERAVLRSCGSRTWSVKLKGRRFEDGWEEFARDHDLYVGDVLVFRHGGNMVFDVMVFDTRSACQREYPLFAMKGKDQKKSSAKRFGKQLEKCTSTSFKHEHPYFVATLKPNNLKVSKLNIPRKFARSNGLTDRFCEMVLVDQQGRSWIANLRHKKSDGQVYIGRGWRNLCIANNLKEEDSVLLELIGNGKKPIFKLEVARDSSAKTKPNHPDSKAGDWSCFCEGSSRC